A window of Sorex araneus isolate mSorAra2 chromosome 3, mSorAra2.pri, whole genome shotgun sequence genomic DNA:
acttCCTTAAAGTATAAAGCTTTAGCAAGGGTTCTGGCTACAGACAGAAGGTCGACACCTTAACAGCCTGGATCTTCTTAGGCCACTGTATTAGCCAGTGCAGTAGAAGAATGACTGCATTTTTCCATTAAGCACAGCCTTAGGTTCTGGCTTCGTGCTTTCCTGGTGAACTAGTGATGTAAAATGCCACATGAGCAGCTTGGGTCTAGCATATAATTTCTAAAGCTCTGGAGTATTTTTGTCCTTAAGAAAGGGATACAGGTTTTCAGATCTAGTtagtaagataaaaataataagaattggCATATTGTGTTAATCAAGAGATAAAAATAGTAGTTTTGACAAGTGACAGTTGGGTGATTAGACTTTCTTGATTTGCTGTTTTagaacaaaaataaggaaaaatggtCTTTCTAAAATTGGAATATAGTCATTTTCTTACATAATTTTCATAATGTTTATCATACAGATTTGTCTTGGTGTATTTCAGAAAAAGTGTATAATCTGCTTCAGTAAGCTGCTTTCTGGATGCTATCCTGATAATGGCACATTTTAATAGAAAAGCTCAAACTTTTTATATGcataaattactaaaatttttcTTCAGTAGATATTTACAGGTCTGAGTTATTGTACAATTTAGTGATGAGTTTGGATTCATTTTTTCTAGTATCTTAATTTTACATTGTGACATGTTATCAAAACATTAAAGCGTGGTAAATTTTATATTCTGTAGCATGTAGTTACACTTTATGAAAAACAATGTCAAAAGTCACGTTGAATTATTTGTGAAAAACGTTATGGTGTGTTTGTAAATACCTTTAGCACAATGGCTTATGCTTATTTAATACTAAATtgtaacaaaataaatgaattatttttgtctttgaaggTCCTGATGAAGTTGTAGGGCCAGAAGGAATGGAAAAGTTTTGTGAAGACATTGGTGTTGAGCCTGAAAATGTATGTTTTATTCCCAAGTAGAATGGGATACCAATGGGATGTAGCATATTCATGAATTTCTAAAAATTGGGATACATGAAgattttgtttcttcatgtttaatAATGTAGATTCTCACGTAGGATGTTTTTAATCAACTGAAGTTGGGGAAGTAGTCTTTATTGATACAAATGTCATGTGTAATAGCATGAAAGATTCTACCTTTAGAAAGTACTAGAACTTTTGTGTTTAATTGGCCCATTTTTTATAGTAAATAATTCCAGGGGTTATTCTTTGTAATAGTTAAGGATGGAACTTGTTGTATAAAAATGCTTTCCATGATAAATATGGCAGTGATTATCTCTATGCTGACTTTTCCCCTATCCTTTATGTTCTGTTCTTTCCAGATTATTATGTTAGTTTTAGCGTGGAAATTGGAGGCTGAAAGCATGGGATTTTTTACCAAGGAAGAATGGTTAAAGGGGATGACTTCATTAcagtaagaaatttttttaaaaaccaaatttgaTGGCCTATTTGAAGATCTTGATATTTTGTGCTTCATAATTTTCAGGAGTAGGTTTAGCCTTAATATAATCCAGTTGGTTTCATCTGTAACAATCAAGTTGAGAATTGACAATTTATATTGTGATCTTAACAAAATGAACATTTATCCATTTTTCATACTCTTTTAAGAAATCACCTCGTTACAGTCCTTTAGAAAAATCATTGACTTTCACTGGATTCAGTTCCCCACactacaaaatgaataaatagaatcATTGACTCTTCGGAAATCAGTTAAGGGTATCTTGCCGTTGTTTTTCTTAATGGTTATTTGAGCAGTAAGGCGGTCAGTCTCAACACAGAATTCTGCTAGCTAAGGAGTTCACTCTTTGGACAGTTCTGATACTCTGGAACTTCCTcttcaattttatatttagttAAATAAGTTGATTTGAAGATGGTTATATGACACTTTGAAGAATTCTTTTCTGCCAAATGGACTGAGAAGAGACAAAGGTAGAAATGTATGATTCTCATGCAATTCTATAGTCACATACTTTTGTTCAGGAATCCACAACATGTTCCTAATGTCTATGCATATGATACTatttatcaacattttaaaatagaggaAGCactaatttctaatattttgagcaAAAATAGTTTAATATACTTATTTCTTAACTCCTTATTTGCCtgactttaaattttagaataactTATTTATTAAGTGTATTGTTCATACggaatttaaattttctgttggAATTCTCAGCATCTAATTCTCTATAATACTCTTGTATGTGGGCAGCCTTCCATTTAGTACTTGGGGCCCGTGCAGTGCTGAGATCAAACACAGGCCTTGCAAATGCATGGCATATACTCTCTCTTGAGCTCTCTCCTAGAACTGTAATTCTTTTTAACCAGCATTAACATATAAGAGATTTGATacgggagatgcagataaaaacctTTGCTCATTTCACCAAAGTCCTAATTTCTAGAGCAGAACATAAAATCAAAGCTCTCGCTTCCTTTATATAGAGATGAGGAACCTGAGACTAAGAGAAGTGAAGAAAAGACTTGCCACACTTTACAATTCCTTAGTAACAGAGCTAGAACCTAGAATTAAATTTTCTGATTACTAGTCTACCTTTCTGTACTTTTTATAGTATTCCTTTAAATACATTAGCCTGATTTGTAAAATATAAGGGTGTCATTGCTTTCTAAATAATAGTGTTTACAACTAAGAtagaattttatcattttgtagGGACCAAAGCATGTCGAAACGAAAGttacatattaaattatttggaTCATTTCCCACTCttagctttattttaaaagcatattcaaagaatataaactaattttataagtagttcattttaatataaataatgtttCTGCCATGTAAATTTATAACAGGATAATGTTAagacatgctttgtatgtgtgagactctgggttcagtACTTGGCAATGCAATAAAATGAACTGCTTTCTGTACTCTTGTTACTTTTTGTAAGTAATAATAATTCAGTCCAAGACTCCCAGTGGTTGTATGAAACTACAGGTAATTCTAAACTATCATTTTACCTACGCTATAATCTgcagttaaaatttaatttacaaattaggcacagaaaaaaattagttgtAATAAAATAGAGCAGTTAACAACAGTATACTGTAATGAGTTACGTGAATATTATCTCTCAAAATATCCTAGGCATGTCATATTTTCAGATTGTAGGAAATTGAAACCATGGAAAGTAAAGCCAAGGATAAGGGGAGAGATTACTGAactgtttggtttgttttttttagacAGTCCCAGCTAagtgtttgtatatttttaaacacaaaagTTGCTAGTTGTGTTTTTACATAGCTTTATAAACTGGAGACACAAAGCATTTGTAATATATTCACTCTTAAATAATTAGCCTGTGACCTTGAGTATAAGAACATAAATAGACTAAACTATGAACATGCTGCTTGTTGCCATATCCTAAGATAGCATCATAGGTTATACAAAATTAAAGCAAGTAGTTAGCTCTGAAAGTGGATCCAGAAGTTTCTGCTTGACATTTATTATCCCTTGCCATGTTTGACTATGAAAAtagttgttttggggctggagcaatagcactgcgggtagggcatttgccttgcacgcggccgacctgggctcaattctcagcatcccatatggtcccctaagcaccgccaggggtgattcctgagtgcagagccaggagtaacccctgtgccttgccaggtgtgacccaaaaagcaaaaaaaaaaaagaaaagaaaaaatagctgtTTCTAATCCATGAGCTAGATTGCTGTCACTGTGTGAGAGAAAACAATTCTCCTGATTCTCCCTTGGTGGCACCCTAGACTGAACCCAGGACTGAGTTGCTTCTGCATCTCTTCTCTTAATTGGCTGTTTTATTCTTCCTGAGCcgccttttaaaaagaaaaaacttgttAAAAATACAATAGATTAAAATCAGCCGAGAGAAACAAAAGGAATCTACTAGTTTTTCTGAAGGTGGATTGGCCTCTGACGATGCTTGGGGCTCCTCCCAGTACTGTGTTCTGGAGAACacaggtgctcaggagtgatcagAGGTCCTGCCCTCAGACCACCCAGCCCTCCCACAATCTCCAGTCCCTGTTCTCCAGGTATTGTTATTGGAAGTACTTGGCTTTATAGAGCAGATACAGTCGTAACATTGAAAACCTTATTGACTTGATTCCCATCATAAATTTTGACATTTTGGGGGCTTAGTTTGGCCTTAGTTACGTAATGGTTCtaattcatttttatgtgttAAAATTGTTGATTAATTTTAACTCTTTAGTTGTTGATTAATTTTAGCcgtgttaatttattttaacccTTAGAAAATTTTAACCTAGCCTAGTAAAGAATTGAAAAGGTCTGGTAGTTAAAACGTAAACCACAGTCAATTTTAATAATCATGATTAATGCaaatacataaatgtataataaTCTATATTTACTTAAGCCTCAATAAAGATTAGCTGTAATtgttttatatgaaaaaatttgAGTGTGGATCTTTATATGCATCAAAATGGCCATTTTATAAGTTTGGGGCATAATTGCCATAATTGCCAATTTCTTTCCAGGTATCTTGCTTTGTGTACTTCTCATTCGTGTTTAGTAATAGTCTGATTTTTCTTCGAGTCAAATTTAATTCAATAGACTTGCATGAAATGCCCACGTCATGTAAAATACTTTGCTCTTAATGGATTCTAGTGAGCCGTGCAGCATAGCTGTATCCTTTAGTTAGACTCTTAATAGGACAGGGAAGGAACACAGGCTATGACCATCAATCCAGTACACTCTGACAGGTGCTAGTGTGAAATACTGGAACATAACCGGCTCATAAATTTAATTTCAGGAAATGACAGGGGAAACTTTATAGGTGCGGCATTGCACTGGACCTTGAAGATGAATTAGGATTTTAATGAGTAAGGCTATAAGAAAATGTTCCAGAAGGGATTGTGAGCAGAGCTTTGAGAAAGAAAAGCATATGTTTAAAAGAACTAGTCTGGTTTGTTAGAACCATACAATAATACATTAAGAAAATTACAGACTCAGTTTAAATTCCAGATTAAGGACCAGGGaggaaggcacgtgccttgcatgcagctgattctggTTCAGTGCCTATGAAGGTAGAGAGTATCGGGGGAAGTAGACACCGAGGAGGAAGGGTGTATGTGGAACTAGAGGCTATAGTACCCCCAGCTCATTCTTAAGTGATACCTGTGGAGGCTTCAGGACTTAATGTTCAGGTTTCTAAATGGCCTTGGAATAGTTAGTGATTGAGAATcagtttgtattttcttttggtaGAAGTTACATCTGTATTCAACTTTtattaacactttattttttacataatgGATATTTGTAAGTGAAACCACTTATTGAAATAgtatataataaattttgaatCGGTAGaataaattttttctcttttctgcattGAAACATTTATGTGCATAATATAGGGAAGTACAACCTTATTCTACAGCTAACTCACCCAAATTTTGATTTCCCTTTTTGGCAGCATAACAAAGTAAATGTGCGAAGGAACAATTTCATGTGTAAATGCTGGACAAAATATTAAAACCCTTTTTCAGAAAATGTTCTTggacatatttataataataaattaaggaACATAATCAGCGGTCAGGAATGATGATTCCCGAACAATAATTCCCTCTGCATCTGTGGAGGTGGCATATCCTTTGAGGTAAACACTCTATGCCCAGTTGCCTATAATGCAGCTGTGAGCCTGTTAATGCAGCAGACCAGTAGCAAGACTTGCGTTGTGTGAGTCTCaaagttttcaaaagaaaactgcCACATAATCTTAGTGCCCAAACTCTGCATTATGTGGGATCCAGGCCGCCGAGATCTGATTCTCTATACATTTGACACTTAGGAATTTCTACCTAAAAgaacaacttaatttttaaaaatgtgaagctTTAGAACTGGAATTCATTATTTGCATGACACCCTTTTGTGTCTAGTACTAGAAGCAGTTCTTTCCCTAGAGGAATGTTTATTGAtctttaagtttttgttttgtatcacacctggcattgGTCAGAGGCTACTCCAGACACAGTGCTCAGAAAATTATAATACTGGGGGTCaaaaccaggcctcctgcatgcagagtaagGGCTGCAGGAGTGCATTCTAAACATAGCCTCagattccccccccaaaaaaaaaagtttggagatCCTTAGTTTACAATCAGAAATCACTGAACAAAAGCTAACAGGTAGCAAAATCTTTGTGTAACGGGCATGGGAGTAGTGCTGAGAACCAGGCTTACAGTCTTGGACATGTTAGACATGTGCTGCCCTTTGACATGACAAAGGTAAATGGGGGCAGTCTTTTTGGTCTGttgtatttcctttctttgaCATTTTCCATTGGCTCGAACTGCTGTGTTCAGGATGGACATGCTTGCTTTGCTCCCTCTCTAAGAGGGAAAACAGAGTCTTTAAGTGTCTTAGCTATAGGGTTCTTGTAGTTGTGATGCCCCAGTCACAGTAGCTGGCACAGCTAATTTGCTAGAAGGGAATCAGGTGGTCTCTGTCAGATTGCAAACTGTGAGTTAGTTTTGGACCAGTAATGTTTTGTTAGTGTGTTGGAGGGAATGGCTTTCCCTGAGGGGGAAAATATGCCAAAATAGAACCATGGCATTTGAGGATGGTGAGTGAAATACAACTAGGCCACAGTGAGGGTGTTGGGACCTGCAGGAGATGAGACTGAGATTGGTCAATTGTGAAAGACTCCATCTGCCTTGCTTCTCACTGAGTCCTGGAATATATCTTCCCAGAGAGAGTCAGAAAGTAAAGGCCTGTGAGCATTCTGTGTGACTTCTTATTCATTGTCTTTTCTTTAAGAATATCATTTATGATTGGATTGCATACTGTCCATTAGGTGTTATTGCTGACTTGATTGTTGATGTAGGAATCTGAAGCGATGATTTGAACCACTAATGTAATGAGTAGTTTGCTCTTTaatattctaaacttttaaacCATTCATGGCCAATATTTCACTGAGTTGTTACCTAAGGACTTTCCAAAGAAAAGATGTAGAGATCGGGTTTGTTTCATTTGCTCTActatctttttcacttttttaaatacatttctttttaaaacacttttgtggCTTTAGTAAGTTGTTTTGGGGAGTTTGTTTGGCTTGTAAGAAAATCAGTGGAGTGAATTCCCACTGATAGCCAAtctccttttttctccctttttctatTGCATTGGTTGTTTGCTACCCTAAATTTCTGATTTAGAGATTTTTAAACTTAATAGAACTTCATAAATACACTCACTTTCTCTTAACCCAGTTCTATTACTCCAgacttgttttatttaatattttattatataatttattttgttttttaatttaaggtgTGATTGCACAGAAAAATTACAGAATAAATTTGACTTTTTGCGCTCACAGTTGAATGATATTTCAGCATTTAAGAATATCTACAGATATGCCTTTGATTTTGCAAGGGTAGGTACAACTTCCATGTTCTTTGATTTACTACATTTGCAATCTTGAGACCATACCTAAAAACTTTTTTGACTTCTAATTTAGGATAAAGATCAGAGAAGCCTTGATATCGATACTGCTAAATCCATGTTGGCTCTTCTGCTTGGGAGGACGTGGCCCCTGTTTTCAGTATTCTACCAGTACCTAGAGGtatgtgtgtttttttatttcaaaaatattttcaagtttaatCATTAATATACCTTCAATTGAGGGGAAACAATGTTAGaatctattcccagcatcccttggtCTCGCTGTGTAGGTCTTGGGGTGACCACCAGAGCTGGGCACACCTGGTGCTACTGAGTGTTGAACTCGGGGCCTCTGAACCATGGCAGCCTCaacagagggggcggggggctgtttgttaaaatatatatgtccatctggagatgtggctcagcaTGGAAGCACATACATCTCAGTCCCCGGCAtcaaaaaaaatagtaaggtgCATATCTGCTACCATTTTCAGAAACAAGTCTACTTTCATTGATACattctatacatatttttatttatttatttatttatttatttatttattattgaatcaccatgtggaaagttacaaagctttcaggcttaagtctcagttacacaatgctcaaacacccatctcttcaccagtgcacatattctaccaccaagaaccacagtaaaccgccccccaaccccccaccccacctgtgtagctgataaatttcactttactttcactttactttgattacattcaatatttcaacaaaaaactcactattattatttggagttttccctcccaaagtcagacctgctttGCACAttagcacccccccacacacacccactcccAAAAAATGCCCTCTAGTAAATACAGTTTGGCAGGTTTAACACAAAATTTGTTTCTTGGGCTGGTGGCTGCAGAGAATTTCTGTTTGAGTACATTTAAGCTGCtaagtcagattttttttcctttagataGGATCTTAGGCAGAAATCCACGTAAGAGAACCAGAGGGAGTGATAACACTTTTCCTGTTCCTCTTGGGcttaatttaaagaaatagaataaaacagtAGTGTATGTCCAAAGTAAGAAACTGGTAAGGTAGCATGTATAAATTTATTGATTGCTAAAAACAGTGCTAAGTTTATATGACAGAGTAATGTTTTAGAACATTTGTTATGATATGATGGGCAGGACCCTGAGAAGTAACTGCCCTTTTTCCATTGCTTGCTTTGTGGGGGTTGTTgttatttagtttgttttgtataccattttcaaaaccaaaacaaaggcaAGGATGGTGTTGCTTTGGAAATACTTTTTCTTATACAGCTGTTATCAGCAAGTTCCTGAAAAATGGTCTTGTTAAACATTTAAAGCTTGAGTTCAAAGACAGTGGTGGGTTGCACGTGAATGGATTTTGTACCCAACTAAGTCTTTAAGCTTAATGAAGTAGACTTTTCTGATGGAAGTTATTAACCCTTCTTATTACAGCATTTTTCAGCCAAAGtaaatacaggggttaaggcacttgcttgcacatgcCCAACTCCAGTTTAACAGCTCCACATCTGTTCccatgagcactactaggagagatctctgaacacagagccaacaataaaccttgagcatggccaggtgtgactcaaactcCTCCCTTACCCTCACACCCCCAAAATTGAGGGCTGGGAATATGGTTCAGTGATGGAACACATCCCTGTGTAAGGGAAGCTTACACAAGGTTCCATCCTTGGctctacaaaataaaacaacgtAAAAATTTTTACCTCAAAAGGGGGCTAAGTAAAGTGAACTAGGTATTTTCAAATACTTGCTATATGGAGGGtgttgactggagcaatagcacagcgggtagggcatttgccttgcacacggccgacccgggttcgattcctccatttctctcagagagcctggcaagctatcgagagtatcccgtccgcacagcagagcctggcaggctacccgtggtgtattcaatatgccaaaaacagtaacaagtctcacagtggagacgttagtggtgtccactcgagcaaatcaatgaacaacgggattacagtgctacactgAAAATGGAGGGTGTTGACATGATTTAAGTTTTAACCATTTAGCAAATGAGAAAATGGTTTCTACTGAAACTTTTCCATgatcattataaataaaaagatacaagTAGGATTTTAAGACTTTTATGCTCTACTGCCTTCAAAAATGCCAGTTTTGAAATGTAGCTAATCTCAGTAGAGAAGTGAAAATCAGCAGAAGGGACTTATTGAATGTAGAAATGGTTTTCTGGATTTCATTGTTTAAAATTCGTTGCATCTTACCCTTATTCCTAATGCTCTAActcctcaaaaataaaagaaaagcaaaatttaaaacttttttaaaagaagataacaTACAATGCCCctggcatttttatttattcttagaaaacaaaaataatttaaaagaggaATCAATATTTTGGAGAAAGACCACATCAAAAGTCATGCCACGATTTATTGGTTCAGAGATGGTAGCTCATTGGCATACTGGCAGCCAGGATCACACCACTTTgcgtagcccatgagcactgccatgtgtggcctaaAAAGTCAAACAGAAGTGTTATGACTAGATTCATTGAAATCAGGTGTACATAATGTGTGTCCTATAATGCTTCTCGTATAATCTAAATATTTGCATCATTTTTCTGCAGCAATCAAAGTATCGTGTTATAAACAAAGATCAGTGGTACAATGTATTAGAATTCAGCAGAACAGTCCACGCTGATCTTAGTAACTATGATGAAGATGGTGCTTGTAAGTATTTTGtgttttctatgaaaataaaattcttaaaactgATGAGGGGAGCAGCAATGTTGTGGAGCACACACCAGGGGTCTGTGGCTATGAATCCAGTCATAGGCACCAAAAGAGAACAACTAAATGCAAATACACATTTGTGCAACATTACCATAAAGAATGTAAGTTTCCTGACAGTAACTTTTATCACATAGTCATCAAGTCTGGAGTGTGGCGAAAGCAGGTGAAGAAGGAAGATTAGAAAGCTTTGATTAAGCAACGTGATCAAAGCTTACTTAGCAAATGAAGCATTTATAATTCCTCAGTAACCAAGCATTAtaactaaatttaaattataatttctgaTCTGTAAGCTACAATTCTGCTTCACTGTCTTGGCTTACCTGGCACATTCCTATGAAAGTACAGTAAAAACTTTAAAACCATGAGAGCAAAATAAAAGCTGATTTTCAATGTggcaaataatataataataacttCCCCTGAAAGTTGAGTAGtatgaaattcttaaaaatttttagttaatGCAAGTTAAAATATATGTCCCTGTTCTGGTAGAGCAGCCAGAATAATATGCAACGTCTATCTTTGAAATAATGATGAGTTTCATAAATTAATATACTTTTCAGATTCTATCCCTTCATTTACATGAATCATTTAATGTTCCAAAAGATTATATGATTACCCATTCAATTTCTTTAACAGAAACTGAAATTAGGGACTTTGTTCTGTGACATtgaaataaaaagctaaaaatagGGATAACTTTATCTCTCCCTGTATATATTGCATCCTACACTTAGAAAATGCTATAAAGTTTGTAGAAATTCTTTGCAGAAAACTAGCAAAAGGTCAATATAACCTACAGATGTGTATCTCCAGTGCGTGTGTCTTAGtcaacatttaaaatgaaaaatttctataTAACAGTGCAACTTGTAGGTTTGTTagtgaggaaaaaaatcagaaaacctgACAAAACCTGAATTTGAGGCTGGAGCCAAAGCATTACTTATGCTGGACTTGTTTTCCAGCAAATTGAACAACAAGATGCCAATACTGAGGATTATTAGATTGTCATTTGTTAATGTTAATATCACATTAACAATAACAATATTATTGACATTAATAATTAAAACTCTGctggcagttttctttttggcttttgattGGTCTGGGgatttgggggtgagggttggagcacacctggcagtgctcaggggaccacgtgggatatagagttgaacctgggttggccatttgcacggcaagtgccctgttctctgtactatcactctagccccagtgtGCTGGTTTTCTTACTGTAGAGAAATGTCTGAAGCCAGAGAAGAGGAAAACCACCAGGTATTTTGTTCTAAGAAACATAGGACAAGCAAATTTCTtagttctgttttgatttggtttggggaacaTAGCCAGCGATTTCTAGGGCTTTGGTTATGTTTTTTGAGACATACTCTGTCTCATATAAAAAACCTCGGTCAGCCTATTGAACTGTCTTCTAGTCCCATgaatttttctacatttaaaaacaatacaTAGGAAACTCAGTTGAATTATTAACCTGGAGTCTATAGGTAAGTGGCTTTGGACCCTAACGAAtttaaataaagcattattttaaaataaagtattgtaaGAATAGAGTATGAAAAGTGTCAAGTATCTATTAGGTAAGTGTCAGGTGTTCAGAACTATACTAGATTCTGTTACTGTATTGTGTCTCGTAATACCCGGAAGCCATCAGCCAGCACAAGAGCTTACGGTGCAGTGTTAAAAGAGGAATATGACCTGAAactcttttttggttgttttatgATTAAAAGATAGTGCTGTGTGCATAGAAGAAGGTTCATGTTGACTTAGTGATTGTAGAATTTGGGAAGCCCACTCTGAGGTGGAAGGTGCCACAAATACCCTTTGTGGAAGGTGCCTTCAGTTAAATTAGTAAACCAGAGAGGCCAGCCAGGCACCACTGAGGAGGAGGCTGGGAGGAGACGAAAGCCTGCAGAGATGAGGCACCGCTCCCCGCATCCCCAGCTCCTGGGAAGTTGCTTTCATAGTTGGAGAGATAAGTTCACCAACACTaacaaaaaacatttctttatttctaggGCCTGTTCTTCTCGATGAATTTGTTGAGTGGCAAAAAGTCCGCCAAACATCATAGCAAGAACTGTGTGACGAAAATGCAAACCTTTGATTTTCACATGTATACAGCTAAGAGATGAGAAGAGAAACCCCAAAGGGTGCATTTTCATTCGTGGGAAAGACTTCTCATAGTActacttctcctttttttttaaaggaagttttcTTGTTACATGTGATGGGCATTGAGCCACACCTCTCCTGAGACTGAAtattgaagttttgttttgttttgtttttgggttatgtTTATAACATTTATTTCAGAACAATAAAGATTCAGATTTGTGACAAAGGCCTAAAAGTGAAGATGTCCCCTTGAGTGAGTGTCAGAGTgctacgttttttttttttttttgtaaattagaaTCCTCAAATTTTTGAGCCTGTCTCATCAGGAATTTCtggaatttttaagattttaagtgGTCCTTGTGACAATGTAGCCGGCCTATTGTATGGTTCATTATATCCATCTCTGCCCAGTTAGGAAGATTATTGGCCGTGACATCTAGGATCATGATGCTGTGATGGAGCTTTTTGCTCCGGGTTCCTGTGAAAGCTGCCAGTGTCTTACTTGCatctatatgcatgtgtatatctatatgtatat
This region includes:
- the DCUN1D5 gene encoding DCN1-like protein 5 isoform X1, translating into MPVKKKRKSPGVAAAAADDGGLKKCKISSYCRSQPPARLISGEEHFSSKKCLAWFYEYAGPDEVVGPEGMEKFCEDIGVEPENIIMLVLAWKLEAESMGFFTKEEWLKGMTSLQCDCTEKLQNKFDFLRSQLNDISAFKNIYRYAFDFARDKDQRSLDIDTAKSMLALLLGRTWPLFSVFYQYLEQSKYRVINKDQWYNVLEFSRTVHADLSNYDEDGAWPVLLDEFVEWQKVRQTS
- the DCUN1D5 gene encoding DCN1-like protein 5 isoform X2, which encodes MEKFCEDIGVEPENIIMLVLAWKLEAESMGFFTKEEWLKGMTSLQCDCTEKLQNKFDFLRSQLNDISAFKNIYRYAFDFARDKDQRSLDIDTAKSMLALLLGRTWPLFSVFYQYLEQSKYRVINKDQWYNVLEFSRTVHADLSNYDEDGAWPVLLDEFVEWQKVRQTS
- the DCUN1D5 gene encoding DCN1-like protein 5 isoform X4 — translated: MCDCTEKLQNKFDFLRSQLNDISAFKNIYRYAFDFARDKDQRSLDIDTAKSMLALLLGRTWPLFSVFYQYLEQSKYRVINKDQWYNVLEFSRTVHADLSNYDEDGAWPVLLDEFVEWQKVRQTS
- the DCUN1D5 gene encoding DCN1-like protein 5 isoform X3: MPVKKKRKSPGVAAAAADDGGLKKCKISRCDCTEKLQNKFDFLRSQLNDISAFKNIYRYAFDFARDKDQRSLDIDTAKSMLALLLGRTWPLFSVFYQYLEQSKYRVINKDQWYNVLEFSRTVHADLSNYDEDGAWPVLLDEFVEWQKVRQTS